The genomic segment CATGGAGCAGCAGTCCAGCTGAAGGAGTCACTGCAGCGGGTCAGATTCTCCCCTCGCTCAGGATGACACGTTTAGACTGCAGCATGAGTATGGGAATACACACCACagtactgctgctaactgctgctaactgccgctaactgttgctaactgctgctaactgctgctgctgctgctaactgctgcacgGCCCATTAAGAGATTACATGCTTAAtgataaaaaagagaaagaaatcactAAAGAGGTCAGCTGATGATATTCTGCTGTACGACGGTTCTGGAGATCTACTGCACAGGACGGATCTCCATCCTGATGCTCTTCAGGGAGTAGTTGTTGCCCTTCCACTTGTACCACTCCACTCCGAGAGCATACAGAGTTCCATCAGCCCCCCAACGATAAACCCCGTTGGGGTTAGCCTGGTGACAAGACCTGTACCAGAACGCTCCCAGGTAAGTTCTGGCACAGTTCTTGCCAAAGGCATCCTGGTCTTTGTCCAAGGTGGTGAACTTTTGTCCGTTGTGATAACTCATGGCGTCTCCTACAGAAACACATGCAAGAACCACAGATGGACTGAAGGAACAGTTGTGATTTCATCAGAATTTgtattactttttatttatatcatttGAATAATAATGATCAATAATTATTAATTTCTAATAACCACACCTGCCGTACCATCAAATCCCAACAAACATGAAGTACAGCTGCATCTGAAATAATTAGAATATCAAGCAAAAGTTCCTTTTATTCCGTAACTTCATTCAAAAAGGGAAACTTTAATATATTCTAGTTTGAAGTTTGGTGATTACAGCCAGAATGTTACAGAAGATTTCTGCAGTTTGGAGACGCTGGTTTCCTTTTCCTGCAGGACTCACCTGCCCACACGACAGAACTACCAGCAGCTGGTGTTCTGACTGTGGTGTTACTGGGCCTGATGTATGAAAGTTTCAATATTTTAATGAACTTAACTTTTCCGTGATATTCTAATTTATTGAGATGCACCTGTATGTGAAATGTAGTGTGACAGAAACACCAGGATGTCCGACTTCATCCGGCCTCGTCATTCAGTATGAAGCCAGCGTGCTTTTCTGGTTATTAACTACATTAAAAATCATATCAGTGCGTTTAATGCCCGTCTGTTGTTCTGTCGCTGGTCCTGTAGTCTGTGGTCAACTCTCTAGTCAAGGACGTCTCGTGCTCCTATAAGAATGATTCTCAGCCCGTCGTCGACTCACTGACCTGCCCCTCCGTTCTTGAATCCAGACACCTTCAGTAAATATCCGTGACATTCTCCTCCGACAGAGAACGAAGTGTAATGAGCAAATACTGATTTCCCCTCAAAGTCCTCCATCTGGACCAGGAGCTCAACTTTACGGCCTTTAGTCAGGTGGTGGATGTTGTCcagacctgcacacacacacacacacacacacacacacacacacacacacacagtatatcaGTCCATAAACAAACTATGTACAGTTACAGGAAGCACCGACTGATCTGAAGACTTCAGCCTCACTCCTGGATTTACTCTTTACTTTAATGTTTCTACTCTCTCAGCAGTGACTTTCACTTTGTTGGGGCGGTTCTGGCTTTTTTCTTAGAgtttaaatgtcttttcttttgtgttaCAGTGATCCTAATCCTGATTTCATGAGgtcacatgatgtttttttttgtttgtttttgttttttctcttcttctttgtacTACTGATATTCTGCGTTAATTTATGGATTGTACAGGAGAGGCAAAAACAAGCCTCGGCTTCAGCCTATTCCTTTTTCGGTtaaagagtttgtttaaaattttgttgtgagaaaatgtttagTGGAAGCATGTATGGTAATATTTTGTCAGCTGATTGCACATAATTTAAGTACGTTATATtgtaactgaaataaaactattcattcattcatggtTAGTTTGGTTCCGTCTCACCGAGCCAGTACTCTCCAGCAGCGCTCCCAAAGCCCCTCTTGTACTGATCCCAGGGCCTGTAGAAGTTCACCGAGCCGTCCATCCTCCTCTGGAACACCTGGAGGGACGAACACACGACACACCTGACAGCTCAGAGTTCAACACAGTTTTACTGGGATGTTATTTATTGTGATGGGAGCCTCATATTAAAACCACTCAGCTATGAGTGGATGAAGTTCAGTTCAGTACTCACCGTCCAGCCTCCTCTCAGTGAGTCCATGTCACagtacacctacacacacacacacacagtcagttagTGAAGTCACAGCTGTCTGAACTGTATACATGAGGCTGTGTGTGCCACGACGGGCTGATGTCTGATGATTACTGACTGAAAGGACCAGATTAGGATGAAACACTACAGGAAGTATCAGGTCAGACATCTGATGATCCTCTGATCTGACTCAGCGTCCGCCTCAAAAGGAAAACACCTGCTGGTTTACATAAATGTCAACCTGCGacccagagaggaggaagtgtacCTGGACAGCAGACCTGGGTCCATCAGGGTAGATGGTGAACACTCCACTGCGTTGGCTCTTGTCCTGATGGATGACACTGCAGTCCCTCGGATACTTTTTAATGCCGCTGGTGAGCGCTGGAGccaggaggaggacgacgacCGAGAGCAGCTGAACACAGGACATGATGTCATTTGGACCAAGGTTTGAATCGTACACACTGATTGAGCAGTTTGGATTCTAGTTTCAGGTTGGTGTGGTCAAAGTCAGATATCACAAGCCTCTTTACACTGACAGAACTCTGACATCTGTCAGACTTCAGTTCACAGACTCACCTTCATCGTCAGTTTTTGCTGGAAGTAACGTCGGCTGATGTGGATCTGTCTGAGACTCTGCAGACACAAGAAGAATTAAATCAGAGAACAGATACAAGACTGCAGAAAATACACCACGCTCAGGACAACAGGGAGTGACGAGAATCAACAGTCGGTCCGGCTGGAGCAACGTTCACCATCGCCGCAGGTTTATGCATTAGTAGTgtatagatgagtgtacttgttgtatacttgaaagtgtacttctgtaaacttaaaatgttccaatttcaATCAAGTCAAGTCTAATAAAATGTGGCGTCAGTCGACACAGTCACAGCCTGGGTAACAAATATTACTGCAACGTGACCAAACGTTTACAACCTTCAGCTCAACTTCTTGCTAATTTGGTCATTTTGGGTAGAAGGAAGAAtcccaaaaagacaaaagtgaaTCTGTCTCCTGGTCGGATGCTCACCTGTCTGAACTCACCTGCAGGTTGAACTGAAGAGGCTTCACcttcagaggaaacagagacaaactgctgcTTCTCCTTCGGTCTGTCGCAGCATCACGGCGTCCCGTCTTATATCTGCAGAAGGCACCGTGACATCACAACAGGCGGATCTTGGAAAATACAAATTCAATTAATACACAATAACAAGAAACTCTGCAGGACTGAATGGACAAATATTCTAATGTCAACACAGCCAGGAAGTTGTGGGGCTGATTCTTCTCATGTTGCCAAGAGATgagtttgcatttgtgtttttctcccttGTGTTGCATTTGTCATCTGTCAGAGGTAACGGTTCAAGTGTTCAGTGAAAGATAAACACTAAGAAAATGATACTGTGTAATGAAACTGATATTTTGTTTCCTCCTCATGTCAATATTTGAAGTTCTGTCTGAAGTCAAGCCAGCCATCGTTCAGCAGGATGCCcattagcaaaaagtagttaaTACAAGTGTACTACAACTTCACTTATTTCATACTTAAAcagaggcagtatacttgaagtgtactttttatatactatattctatatacttaagaaaagtatagtgaagtatacttggcttatactgaaaagtataaagaatagtctaagacttagtacattaatacttagacttacacttatactttaatactaaagtttatacttgtactttagtatactgtaacGCCCTTGTGGGTGTGG from the Sparus aurata chromosome 4, fSpaAur1.1, whole genome shotgun sequence genome contains:
- the LOC115579797 gene encoding microfibril-associated glycoprotein 4-like, translating into MKLLSVVVLLLAPALTSGIKKYPRDCSVIHQDKSQRSGVFTIYPDGPRSAVQVYCDMDSLRGGWTVFQRRMDGSVNFYRPWDQYKRGFGSAAGEYWLGLDNIHHLTKGRKVELLVQMEDFEGKSVFAHYTSFSVGGECHGYLLKVSGFKNGGAGDAMSYHNGQKFTTLDKDQDAFGKNCARTYLGAFWYRSCHQANPNGVYRWGADGTLYALGVEWYKWKGNNYSLKSIRMEIRPVQ